A window of the Arachis duranensis cultivar V14167 chromosome 5, aradu.V14167.gnm2.J7QH, whole genome shotgun sequence genome harbors these coding sequences:
- the LOC107490407 gene encoding synaptotagmin-5, producing the protein MSRKKRGLLFNIEEVAVDFFFNHLLKEKPSIPFFIPLLLVAWAIEKWMFSFSTWVPILLVMWIAIQYGRYQRKLLVEDLDKKWQRIILNTSPITPLEHCEWLNKLLTEIWSSHYNPKLSIRLSAIVEKRLKLRKPRLIERVELQEFSLGSCPPSVGLQGMRWSTIGDQRVLQLGLDWDTNEMSILMLAKLAKPLIGTARIVINSLHIKGDLLFTPILDGKALLYSFVSTPEVRIGIAFGSGGSQSLPATEWPGVSSWLEKLFTDTLVKTMVEPRRRCFTLPAVDLRKKAVGGIIYIRVISASKLSRSCFKGGSRRPQNGTTNSFSVDSFDDKDLQTFVEVEVGDLIRRTDVRLGSTPRWDAPFNMVLHDNTGNLRFNLYESHPNNIKCDYLASCEIKMRHVEDDSTIFWAIGPDSGVIAKQAQFCGDEVEMMVPFEGANPGELKVSIVVKEWQYSDGTHSLNSLRSSSQSSVSGSSNIQLRTGRKLNITVMEGKDLAAKDKSGKFDPYVKLQYGKTVLKTKTAHGSNPVWNQTFEFDEVSGGDYLKVKGFSEEIFGDENIGSANVNLEGLVDGTVRDVWIPLERVRSGELRLQIQAVRLEDQEGSNSRGSAPGPANGWIELVLIEGRDLVAADLRGTSDPFVRVQYGNIKKKTKVIYKTLNPQWNQTLEFLDDGSPLVLYVKDHNALLAASSIGECVVEYQRLPPNETADKWIPLQGVKRGEIHIQITRKVPELQKRNSIDSEPSLSKLHQIPNQIKQMMIKFRSLIEDGNLDGLSEALSELETLEDTQEGYIVQLETEQMMLLSKIRELGQEMINSSPSMSRRSSGSGS; encoded by the exons ATGAGTAGAAAGAAAAGGGGACTTTTGTTCAACATAGAAGAAGTTGCAGTGGACTTCTTCTTCAACcatctcttgaaggagaagccATCAATTCCATTCTTCATTCCTTTGCTTTTGGTTGCTTGGGCTATTGAGAAATGGATGTTCTCTTTCTCCACCTGGGTTCCCATTCTTCTTGTTATGTGGATAGCTATACAG TATGGTAGGTATCAAAGGAAACTACTTGTTGAGGACTTGGATAAGAAATGGCAACGAATCATACTGAACACATCG CCGATCACTCCGTTGGAGCATTGCGAGTGGCTGAATAAGCTCTTGACTGAAATCTGGTCCAGCCATTATAACCCAAAGCTTTCGATAAGGTTATCGGCGATAGTTGAG AAACGTTTAAAGCTCCGGAAGCCAAGACTTATA GAAAGAGTCGAGCTGCAGGAGTTTTCATTGGGTTCATGCCCTCCTAGTGTGGGTCTTCAAGGGATGCGATGGTCAACTATCGGTGATCAG CGAGTCCTACAACTGGGTTTGGATTGGGACACAAATGAAATGAGCATTTTGATGCTTGCGAAGCTTGCAAAGCCATTGATCGGAACTGCTCGGATTGTGATTAATAGTCTTCATATCAAGGGTGAT CTTCTATTTACACCAATCCTGGATGGAAAAGCACTTTTGTATTCATTTGTATCAACTCCTGAGGTGAGAATAGGAATCGCCTTTGGAAGCGGTGGAAGCCAGTCACTTCCTGCCACTGAATGGCCCGGTGTTTCTTCTTGGCTG gAAAAGCTTTTTACTGACACCTTGGTTAAGACCATGGTGGAACCTCGGCGCCGCTGTTTTACTTTGCCTGCTGTTGATTTAAGGAAGAAGGCTGTTGGTGGCATTATATATATTAGAGTGATTTCGGCTAGTAAACTTTCAAGGAGTTGCTTCAAGGGGGGATCTAGGAGGCCTCAAAATGGTACAACCAATAGTTTCTCGGTGGACAGTTTTGATGACAAGGACCTACAAACATTTGTCGAGGTAGAAGTTGGGGACTTAATCAGGAGAACAGATGTCAGACTTGGATCAACCCCTCGATGGGATGCACCATTTAATATGGTTTTACATGATAACACTGGAAACCTTCGTTTCAATCTTTATGAGTCTCATCCCAACAATATCAAGTGTGACTACCTAGCAAGTTGTGAAATCAAG ATGAGGCATGTTGAAGATGATTCAACGATATTCTGGGCAATAGGACCCGATTCTGGGGTCATAGCAAAGCAAGCACAATTTTGTGGAGATGAAGTTGAAATGATGGTCCCATTTGAGGGGGCTAACCCCGGGGAG TTGAAGGTCAGCATTGTAGTAAAAGAGTGGCAATATTCTGATGGCACGCATAGCTTGAACAGTCTCCGGTCGAGTTCTCAGTCATCAGTTAGTGGATCATCAAatattcagttaagaactggaAGGAAACTTAACATAACTGTTATGGAAGGAAAGGATCTCGCTGCAAAAGATAAATCTGGAAAGTTTGATCCATATGTCAAACTTCAGTATGGAAAG ACTGTCCTGAAAACGAAGACTGCCCATGGTTCGAATCCTGTATGGAACCAGACGTTTGAATTCGATGAGGTTAGTGGCGGTGACTACTTAAAAGTAAAAGGCTTCAGTGAAGAAATTTTCGGAGACGAAAACATTGGTAGTGCAAATGTAAATTTGGAAGGGCTGGTAGATGGAACAGTCAGGGATGTATGGATACCTCTAGAAAGAGTGCGTTCTGGAGAATTAAGACTTCAAATACAAGCAGTCAGGCTCGAAGACCAAGAAGGATCAAATTCAAGG GGATCAGCTCCAGGCCCTGCCAATGGTTGGATAGAACTTGTTCTAATTGAGGGAAGGGATCTTGTTGCCGCTGATCTACGAGGCACAAGTGATCCATTTGTGAGGGTGCAATATggaaacataaagaaaaagacgAAG GTAATATACAAAACTCTTAACCCTCAGTGGAACCAGACCTTAGAGTTCCTCGATGATGGTAGTCCCCTTGTACTCTATGTGAAGGACCACAATGCATTGTTGGCCGCATCAAGCATAGGTGAATGTGTCGTCGAATATCAAAGGCTGCCTCCAAATGAAACGGCCGACAAGTGGATACCCCTCCAAGGTGTGAAAAGGGGAGAGATTCACATCCAAATTACTAGAAAAGTTCCGGAGTTGCAAAAGAGAAATAGTATAGATTCTGAACCTTCCTTGAGCAAATTACACCAAATTCCAAACCAG ATTAAACAGATGATGATCAAGTTCCGGTCTTTAATAGAGGACGGAAACCTCGACGGGCTATCAGAAGCTTTGAGTGAGCTAGAAACTTTAGAGGATACACAAGAAGGTTACATAGTCCAATTGGAAACTGAGCAAATGATGCTTCTCAGCAAAATAAGGGAGCTAGGTCAAGAGATGATtaattcttctccttcaatgagTCGAAGATCTTCTGGAAGTGGAAGCTGA
- the LOC110281811 gene encoding VQ motif-containing protein 20 → MACTSNKSSPPQRHPVIIYTHSPKIIHTHPKDFMALVQKLTGLSRSEEENSENNKVNNVTSCQQEAKHELAAAAANTVVGSEDNETSSVITEDNNCCSSIGENNQVNSCFVSPIMEPPPPVNSYLANLPMFTMAPSTAKFHHHHHQSFLNYSDSLFFSDHNNNNNMRTLDSLEAVNEFREY, encoded by the coding sequence ATGGCATGCACATCCAACAAGTCGTCGCCGCCGCAGCGCCACCCGGTGATAATATACACACATTCTCCAAAAATAATCCATACTCATCCTAAAGACTTTATGGCATTGGTGCAAAAGCTCACAGGGCTTTCGCGTTCAGAGGAAGAAAACAgtgaaaataataaagttaataaTGTGACATCGTGTCAACAAGAAGCAAAACATGAGTTGGCGGCTGCGGCGGCGAATACGGTGGTCGGAAGCGAGGACAACGAGACATCCTCCGTGATCACAGAGGATAACAATTGCTGTAGTAGCATTGGGGAAAATAATCAAGTAAACTCGTGCTTTGTGTCGCCGATTATGGAGCCTCCGCCGCCGGTGAACTCTTACTTGGCGAACTTGCCGATGTTCACGATGGCGCCGAGCACCGCAAAgttccatcatcatcatcatcagtcATTTCTTAATTATTCAGATTCTTTGTTCTTCTCTGaccataataataacaataacatgaGGACCTTAGATTCTTTGGAAGCGGTGAATGAGTTTCGTGA